Genomic DNA from Amycolatopsis alba DSM 44262:
CGGACAGGGCCAGCGAGCCGGTGGCGTCCGGTGTCGGGAGCGCGACGGTGCCGCCCGCGCCCTTCGCCTGCGCGATGAGGTACCGCGCGCCGGGCGCGACAGTGCCGGTCAGCGGCGTGACCTGCCAGCTGTTCCCCGACGCGGACGCGTACTGGACGCTGAAGCCTTCGAGGCTGACCGCGGCCGCGCCGCGGTTGGCGAGCTCGACGAAGTCGTTCGTCAGCGTGGCGCCCGAGTTGCCGCCACCGCCGTAGACCTCGGCGATCACGGCGTCGGCACTGGGCGCGGCGAGCGCGGCCGGAGCGGAGACACCGCTCACGACCAGCCCGGAGGCAACGGCCGCGGTCAGGGCCCGTCTCCGGGCAGCACGTCGGGAAATGGTCACGCTGAGTCCCCTTTTCGCAAGATCGGTCGAGGAATACTCCCCCGAACAAGTGAAATGAGGAAGACGACAAGACAACGATTCGTCACCGCTAGCCCGTTCGGCCGCTGGTTCCGCCGTGTTCTCGCGTGAGAAGATCAAAGTCCGCCGCCTGCGATACACCAGGAGGCGTCTTCATGCGCGGACTTCTTTGCGCGCTCGTCATGGCAGGTCTCGTCATCCCGGTTCCCCAGGCGGCGGCCAAGCCGCCGGAAAAGACCGCGTTCGAGGTGATGATCCCGGCGAGCACGGTCGCGTCCCGCACCGACCGCCGTCCGAACGCGGGCGGGGTCTTCGACCCGGTCTCACGCAAGACGTTCATCTCGTGGTCCGGCAAGGCCGCGGACACCTACGTCCAGGCCTACGACCACCGGACCGGCGCCTGGACCGCGCCGAAGAAGATCGCCGACGGCGAGTCCGACCCGCACAACTACCCGACGATGCTGCTGGCGGGCGACGGCCACCTGCTGATCTTCCGCGGCATGCACAACACGCGGACCGTGATCAGCCGCGCGTCGCTGGCCCATTCACTCGACGGCACCTGGACCGACACCGAGGTCGCCGCGGGTGACTCGGCGAGCTACCCGATGCCGGTCAAGACCGCCGACGGCACGCTATTCATGTTCTACCGCGAAACCACGAACGAACTCGATCCCGGAGCCGCCCCGGACTTCCGTCCGATGAAGTACATCGTCTCCCGCGACGACGGGAAGACGTGGAAGAACTCCGTGCAGCTGACCGGTAAGCAGTGGGCGTTCGGCTCGCTGGGCCGGGCCGACCACATGGACGAGGTCTACGTCGGGCAGCTGCGCTACCTGCCGTCGTCCGGGCGGATCCAGTTCGTCTACACGCTCGCGGGCGGCGGGCCGGACCAGCACAAGCACGACGTCTACCACCGGAACGTCTACTACCTGTCGTTCGACGTCCACACCCTGCGCTTCTTCTCCGCGGCGGGCCGCGACCTCGGCACCCAGGTCGACGACGCCGAGCAGGAGCGGTACCTCAAGGTCGTCGAAACCCCGCTCGAACTGCCCGGCGGGCTCAAGTCGCCGGACTACATCCTGCAGGCAGGCACCCAGCGCGACGGCAAACCGTTCGTCACCTGGTTCCAGTTCGACGCCGCCGGCTCGCCGCGCGATTTCGCGGGCGCCTGGAACGGCCGGAACTGGGAAGTGCGCGAAGTCGCGAACGGACTCCGATTGCGCGAGATCGAACCGCTCACCGGCGGCACTTGGCGCGTTTACGGAACCCGCGACGGGCAACCGGGCATCGAGACGTTCCTGCTCGAGAACGGACGGGTCTGGAAGCCGGAAACCGTGATCACCACACCGAAACCGGTCCAGCGCGTCGAGGTGATCGCCGGCTTCCGGGACCCCGCGCGCATTCTCGCGACCGGCGCGTCCAGCGCGCGTGACGTCTCCGTGGCCGACGGTGACATTTACGTGGCGGGGACACCCCGGAAATAGCCCATTGGTGTTCCGCTGCCTTAAATGAACCTCAAGTCCGGGTTCAACCTGGCATTTCCGGAGCTACCTTGGCGACGTGAGCGAGGACACAAATCCTCCCTCATGTCGCCGGAGGAGGTGTCCGATGGGCTGGCTCATCGTCGGTACGGCACTGGTTCTGCTGCTGAGCATCGCGCTGGCCGTCGATCTGCGCGACCGGAAACGCGGGGGCCGTCCGGTGGCCCACTTCGGCGGAGCGAGACTGGACGCCGTACTGCGCGAAGCCGACATGGGCGAGCGGCTCGCGGATCGGCACATGAGTTTCTGACGCTCACCGGGGAGAGTGAGCGGGGGGAACTGGGGGCGCACCGCCGGTGCACGGGACCCGTCGGGGGAGGACGGAGCCCGTACACCGGCGGTGTGTCGTTTCACGCCTCGCCGCACTCGCGTGATCAGAGACGGATCTCGCGTGATCAACCGCCGCACACGCGAGTCACGTGAGTTCGTGCCGCGCCTTGTACTTCCCGATGAGCGACTTCGCCCCGGCGACCGCCGCCTTGCCCGCGCCCTTCGCGCTCGCGGCCAGGAAGGTCGTCCAGTCGAAATAGTCGCGCCACAGCACGATCCGGCCGTCGCGCACCTCGAACGTGCCGCACACCCAGAACTCCGCCTCCCACGCACCGCGCCGGAGGACGTCGGTGCGCTCGGTGAGCACGATCGGCCCGTCCGCGGCGAGGTGGTGGGTGCGCGCCTCGAACCCGCTGCCGTAGCGGGCCATGGCGCGCAACTGTTTCTCCACCGCCGAAAGGCCACGGGCGGCGGGAAGCGGGACGTTCTGATAGACGATATCGATCGCCACGAAGCCCAGCGCGCGGTCGATGTCGAGCTCTTCGAGGGCCTGAAGGAAACCGGTCACCACGGTCTTCGGATCCGTCATGCCGCCCAAGGCTAATCCGGTTTTGAACCGCCGGAAGGTCACAGCCGTATCACAGAACGGAGGGCCCGGTTTCCCCTGACTACGGAGGTATCGATGCGACGGCGACTGCCGATGGCACTGTTCGGGCTGGTCGTCTGGGTGCTCGCGGGCTGCTCGACGGCCACGGGCGCGGCACCGGCGACGAATGCTCCGGGCGCCAACCAGGCCGACGTCACCTTCTCCCAACAGATGGTCCCGCACCACCAGCAGTCGATCCAGGTCGCGAACCTCGCCTCGGAACGGTCGGCTTCCGAATACGTGAAGGCGACCGCGGCCAAGATCGTGAAAGCCGAGTCCGCGGAGGTCCAGACGATGACCGGCTGGCTGCAGTCGTGGAACGCGGCCGTACTCCCGGCGGCGGGCCACGCCGGGCACGCGATGCCGGGGATGATCACCGCCGGGCAGGTCGCCTCGCTGCAGAACCTGACCGGCGCCGAGTTCGACAAGACGTGGCTCCCGTTGATGGCCGAGCATCTGCGCAACGGCGTCGCGATGGCCAAAACCGTGCTGTCGTCGGGCGAACACGCCGAGACCAAGGCGCTCGCGCAGGAGATCGTGGAGAACCAGACGGCGGCGATCGACGAGATCACCGCGCAGCTTTCTTGACCCCCTGAAGGTCCCGGAGAGCCCTCCGGTATTGTTCTCGGCGGTGGCGTGTCCGAGCGGCCGAAGGAGCACGACTCGAAATCGTGTGACGGCTAATAACCGTCCGTGGGTTCAAATCCCACCGCCACCGCAGCGAAGAGCCCGGTCTCCACGGAGACCGGGCTCTTCCGCGTGAGGGCTACTTGGTGAACTTGTCCTTGAGGTCCTGGACGCCACTCTCGGCGCGGTCGCGCAGATCGTGTCCGGCCTCCTTGACCTGGCCTTCGGTCTGGTCCGCCCGGCCCGAGTTCTCCAGGTCCTGGTTGCCGGTCTTCTCGCCGAGCTTCTCCTTGGCGGCGCCGATGGCTTGCTCGGCCTTGTCCTTCGCCTTGTCGAAAACGCTCATGGCGGGTGTTCCTCCTTCGACCGCGGCCACCGTTTGCGGCCGCCTATCGGAGGGTTACCCGTCCTACCGGGACCGACACATCTGTCACCCGGTGCGGTTACCCCGTCGCCCGTGGAAGAAGTCTTCGAGCAGGGCCGCGCATTCGGGCTCCAGCACGCCGCCGACGACCTCCGCGCGGTGGCTGAGCCGCCGGTCGCGGACGACGTCCCACAACGAACCCACGGCCCCGGTCTTGGGCTCCCAGGCGCCGAAGACGAGCTTCGCGACCCTGGCCATCACGAGCGCCCCGGCGCACATCGTGCACGGCTCCAGCGTCACCGCGAGCGTGCAGCCTTCGAGCCGCCAGCCGTCGCCGTAGATCTCGGACGCGGCGCGCAGCGCGAGGATCTCCGCGTGCGCCGTCGGGTCGCCGAGCTCTTCGCGGGCGTTGCGCGCGGAAGCGAGCGGGGTCCCGTCCGGGGACAGGACGACGGCGCCGATCGGCACGTCGTCGCCCGCACCTCGCGCCGCATCGATCGCCGCCTGGACGGCGGCGATGTCGGCGGCGGAGGCGGCGGGGCTCAGATCTCGTCCAGGATCTTGGCGAACTCGGCGGCGAATCCGCACCGCTGCGCGACCATCTGGAGCTGTTCGTCCGGATAGAGGTCGACCTCGCCGACGATCACCTGCAGCTCCGCCCCCGGCAGGCCGAGATCGGCCAGGATCTCCAGATCGCCTTCCGGCCAGACCGCGTCGTCGTCCTCGTCCGGGGGGTCGACTCTCAGCACGTCGAGCACGTCGGCGGCGATGTCGTAGTCGAGCGCCGCGGCGGCGTCGGACAACAGCAGCGACGGTCCTCTCGGACTCGGCCGGACGATCACGAAGAACTCGTCGTCGATCGCCAGCAGGCCGAACGCGGCACCGGTCGAACGCAGTTTTCCCAGCTCGGTGATCGCAGCGTCGAGCTCGGCGAGTGCCCCCGGATCAAGAGAGCTGCACCGCCACCGACCGTCCTCCCGCACCACGGCCACCGCGAACCCCGTGATCGGCTCTTGCACCGCCATGCGCACACCGTATTCCGCCCGCATTCGGAACGCACGCACGGTGCGCCCGAAGCGCCGCATGCGCCACTATCGAGACATGACCGGACCGACCGACCTGCCCACGCTCCCCGATGCGCGCTTCGCCGGTTTGCTGGACGAAGCCCGCGCTCTTCAGACGAAAACCGTAGGACTCCGCCGTGAGATCCACCGGAATCCGGAGATCGGCCTCCATCTGCCGAAGACCCAGGCCTCGATCAAAGCAGCCCTCGACGGCCTGCCGCTGGAGATCGTCGAGGGCAAATCGACCACTTCGCTGACCGCCGTCCTGCGGGGAGGGAAGCCGGGCCCGGCGATCCTGCTCCGCGGCGACATGGACGCGCTTCCGCTGCACGAGGACACCGGCCTCGGCTTCGCCTCCGAAGACGACGAAGCGATGCACGCCTGCGGGCACGACACCCACGTCGCCATGCTGGCGTCGGCCGCGCGGCTGCTCAGCGAGCACGTCGACGAGCTGGCCGGGTCGGTGGTGTTCATGTTCCAGCCCGGCGAGGAGGGCGAGCACGGCGCGCGCCACATGATCCACGAAGGCGTGCTCGACGCCGCAGGCGAACGGGTCGTGAAGGCGTTCGGCCTGCACATCTTCACCTCGGCCGCGACCGGCGTCGTGCAGACGCGGCCCGGTCCGATCATGGCGTCGGCGAACACCTTCCACGTCACCGTCACCGGCCGGGGCGGGCACGGCTCGGCGCCGCACCAGGCGATCGACCCGGTGCCGGCGGCGGCCGCGATGGTGACCGCGCTGCAGACGATGGTGACCCGCAAGGTGAGCGTGTTCGAGCCCGCCGTGGTCTCGGTGACCCGCATCGAGACCGGGACCGCGACGAACATCATCCCGGAGACAGCGTTCATGGAGGGCACGATCCGCACGCTGTCCGAGCGGACGCAGGCGTTCGTGCGCGAGGAGCTGCCGAAGGTGTGCGAGGCGATCGGCGCGGCGCACGGCGTCCGCGTGCACGCCGAAGTGCCCGCCGGCTACCCGACGACGGTGAACGATCCGCAGGTCGCGGGCCGGGTACTGGAGCTGGCGGCCGAGGTCCTCGGTGCGGAGAACTCCGAGTTCATGGAGCACCCGGTGATGGGCGCGGAGGACTTCTCGTATGTCCTGCAACGCGTTCCGGGTGCCTTCGCCTTCCTCGGCGCCGCCCCGCCCGGATCCGACCCGGCCACGGTCGAGGCGAACCACTCGAACCGCGTGATCTTCGACGAGGACGCGATGGCCAACGGTGTCGCGATGTACGCGGCGTTCGCGCTGGACGCACTTCGGTAGCCATTACACAACAGTGTTGATTTAATGGGTGTCATGAGCGATGACACCCTTGCCGTCCTGGCCGCACAGGAGGAGCGCCTGGTCTTCCGCCGGTTCGACAACGAGACCGCGCTGAAGCTGGGCGCCCACCTGCTCGCGGCGGCACGGGACCGCGCCCTCCCGGTGACGGTCTCCGTGCGCCGCGGCGGCCAGCGGCTGTTCCACGCGGCGTTGCCGGGCACGTCGGCCGACAACGACGCGTGGATCGACCGCAAGAGCCGCGTCGTCGACCGCTACGGGCACAGCTCGTTCCTCGTCGGCGAGCGGTTCCGCGCGAAAGGCACGACGTTCGAGGCCGACTCCCGCCTCGATCCGGACCTCTACGCCGCGCACGGCGGCGTGTTCCCGGTGATCGTCGACGGCGTGGGCCCGGTCGGCACGGTCGGCATCTCAGGACTGCCGCAGGCCGACGATCACGCGTTCGTCGTCGAGCAACTGGAAACCTTCCTCGCCACACTGTCCTAAGTGGACAATCCACGGAGTTGTCCACAGGTTGTTCACGTGTGGACAACTCCGTGCGATGGCGGCAAAACCGGACGAGCTCCGGTGATTTCTTGACAAACTCGTAGTGGTCTAGTCCAATCCCTGACGTGACCTGAACCACACCCGAGGGAGTCCCCATGCGCCGGAATGCCGCCGTCGGCATCGTTTTCCTCTTGCTGGGCCTGCTGATGCCCGCCACGGCCCAGGCCTCGATCCCGGCCAACGCCCTGGTCGGCTATCTGCACGCGAGCTTCGCGAACGGTTCCGGCTACACCCGGATCGCCGACGTGCCCGATGACTGGGACATCATCGACCTCGCCTTCGCCGAGCCGACCTCCGTGACCTCGGGCGAACTCCGGTTCGGTCTCTGCCCGGCGGCGGAATGCCCCGGCGTCGAATCCGAGGCGGAGTTCATCGCCGGGATCAAGGCGCAACGGGCCAAGGGCAAGAAGGTGGTCGTCTCGGTCGGCGGCCAGAACGGCCAGGTGCAGCTGACCACCGCCGCCGCGCGGGACGCCTTCGTCAGTTCGGCGAGCGCGATCATCGACAAGTACGGCCTGGACGGGATCGACATCGACTTCGAGGGCCACTCGCTGTCCTTGAACGCGGGCGACACCGACTTCAAGAACCCGACGACCCCCGTGGTGGCCAACCTGATCTCCGCGCTGAAGACGCTGAAAGCCAAGTACGGCAACGACTTCGTGCTGACGATGGCGCCGGAGACGTTCTTCGTCCAGCTCGGCCACCAGTTCTACGGCCCTGGCGCGAGCGGGAGCGCCGATCCGCGGTCGGGGGCGTACCTCCCGGTGATCCACGCGCTACGGGACTCGCTGACCTTGCTGCACGTCCAGGATTACAACTCCGGCCCGATCATGGGGCTCGACGGCCAGTACCACACCATGGGGACCGCGGACTTCCACACGGCGATGACCGACATGGTGCTCACCGGCTTCCCCGTCGCGGGCGACGCCGGGAACGTCTTCCCCGCGCTGAAGCCGGAACAGGTCGCGATCGGCCTGCCCGCCGCCCCTTCGGCGGGCAACGGGCACACGACGCCGTCCGACGTGCGCGCGTCGCTGGACTGCCTGATCAAGGGAAGCGGCTGCGGCGCCTACAAGCCGCACGGCACCTTCCCGGCGCTTCGCGGGCTGATGACGTGGTCGATCAACTGGGACAAGTTCAGCGGCTGGGAGTTCTCGAAGAACTTCAACTCCTACTTCGGCTGAGTCCGCGAGGTGTGTGGATTTCTGGTCATCCAACGCACCGAAATCCACAGGGTCGACGCCAACAGGCCCAGTGTCGCGCAGAGTCACCGACACCGTCTACAGACATGCCAGGTGTCCTGAGCCGCTACGCCGGCTGTCCTGAAAGCCCCCTTTAAGACGTTGAACGTCCTGAAGGGACCCTTCGGGACACGACATCGAGTCACCCGTCCCAAGATTCAGGACGCCCGCCCCAATACCTCACCGTGCTACCGTGAGACGTCACATCATATATCAGATCGGACATGCCAGTGATCTCCTCAGCGCGGTTCGACGAGCGGAAACGGCGGCTGTCCGGGGTCGTGGCCATCCCGGTGACACCGTTCGACGCCGACGGCGCCGTGGCTCCGGAGACCTACGTGAAGCTGGTGGACCGGGTGATCACCGCCGGCGTCGAGGTCGTGACACCGAACGGCAACACCGGCGAGTTCTACGCGCTGGACGTGACCGAGGCGCGGCGCTGCCTCGAACTGACGGTCGAGGCGGCGGCCGGGCGGGCGAGTGTGGTCGCCGGCGTCGGGCACGACCTCGGGACCGCGATCGGCGCGGCACGGCACGCGCGGGAGGCGGGCGCGGACCTGATCATGATCCATCAGCCGGTGCACCCGTACGTCTCGGCGGAGGGCTGGGTCGAATACCACCGCGCCATCGCGGCCGCGGTCCCGGAACTGGGTGTCGTGCTGTACGTACGCGACGCGCGGATCGAGGGCGAGCAGCTGGCCAGGCTCGGCGACGCCGCGGAGAACGTCATCGGGGTGAAGTACGCGGTGCCGGATCCGGTGCGGTTCGCGTCGGTGGCGCGGGACGCGGGGCTCGCGCGCTTCGTGTGGATCGCCGGGCTGGCGGAGCTGTCGGCACCGGGCTACTTCGCCGTCGGCGCGACCGGGTTCACTTCGGGACTGGTGAACGTCGCGCCGTCGCTCTCGCTGGAGATGTTCCGGTCGCTGCGGGACGGAGACTTCGGCGCCGCGATGGCCTGTTGGGAACGTGTCCGGCCCTTCGAGGAACTGCGGGCCGCGGACGGGAACGCCAACAACGTGAGCGTGGTGAAGGAAGCGTTGGCGCAGCTGGGCTTGTGCCGCCGCGACGTCCGTCCGCCGAGCCGCCCGCTGACCGGTGAAGAACGCGGGAAGGTCGCCGAAGCGCTCGAAAACCGGCCGCCGCACCGGAATGTCTTCTGACCGTGTGCACGCCCGCCGGGAACGGACGTGCACACGGCGACAGGTCAGAGACCGGGTATCGATGAGCGCGGCGTGGCCCTGATGGGCGCCTCGGGGCGCGCTGTGAGGCGCGGCGGGCGGCTGCTCACCGGCGGAGCCGGCGGGACCATGAACGCGGAGGATCGATTTCTGGCCGGCGCTCCTGCCTCCGGTCGAGCCTCGCGACCGGACGGAACCGGGGGAAGTTTCCCTCGATGACCTCGACTGTACGCCAGATCGTGCTGCTTCGGTGAATTGCTTTCCGCACCGCCGGCGTGGGACGCTGGAAGAAGACCACGGAGCGTCCGTGGCGTGTTGTGGTACCAGTGCCTTTCTCGGCCGGACCGGACCCTTTCGGTGTTCTGAAAACCGTTGCTGGATTGCCCACTTTCACGAACCAGAACGGTGTGATCTCCCATGACCTCCACACAGACGAGGCAGGGCAGCGACTTCGCCGCACTGTCCCATTTGGTCAAAGAGGCCGGTCTGCTCGAACGGCGGCGCGTGTACTACGCGACGAAGATCTTCTTGAACCTGCTCGCTTTCGCGGGCGGCTGGGTCGCCTTCGCCCACCTCGGCGACTCTTGGTGGCAGCTGTTCCTCGCCGCGTTCTTCGCGATGATGTTCACCCAGCTCTCCTTCATCGGCCACGACGCGGGACACAAACAGATCTTCCGTGGCCGCAAGGCGAACGACGTCACCGGTTTCGTCCACGGTGGACTGACCGGCCTCAGCTACGGCTGGTGGCTCGGAACGCACAACCGGCACCACGCGAATCCCAACCACGAGGACGAGGACCCGGACGTCAACCTCGCGGCCCTGATCTTCACCAAGGCCCAGGGCGCCGAACGCCGCGGTTTCCTGCGCTGGATGGCCAAGTACCAGGCGTTCCTGTTCTTTCCGTTGCTGTTGCTGGAAGGCCTGAACCTGCACGTGTCGAGCGTGACGGCGATCTTCCAACGCGGCTTCAAGCGCCGGAAGCTCGAATCGGCGCTGATGCTCGCTCACCTCGCCGCGTACCTGACAGCGGTGTTCGTGGTCCTCTCGCCAGGGGTCGGCTTCGTCTTCATCGCCGTGCACCAATGCCTTTGGGGCGTGTACATGGGCTGCTCGTTCGCCCCGAACCACAAGGGCATGCCGACGCTGTCGGCAGGGCACAAGCTCGACTTCCTGCGCAAGCAGGTGCTCACCTCGCGCAACGTGCGCGGCGGTCCGGTCGTGGACTTCGCCCTCGGCGGCCTCAACTACCAGATCGAGCACCACCTGTTCCCGAACATGGCCCGGCCGAACCTCAAGCACGCGCAGGTGATCGTCCGGGAGTTCTGCGCGAAGCACGGCATCGACTACGCACAGTGCGGCTGGGCGGCGTCCTACGGGTACGTCCTCCGGCACCTGCACGAAGTCGGGGCGCCGTTGCGCGCTCAACCGGTGGCGGTGCGATGACCTCCGTCCGGTCCCTCGGCGACGTGGCCGAGCCCGCGGCCGACGACCGGTGCCCGTGCTGCCCGCATCCGCTGTCCCTGCACGACGTGATCGCGAGGCGGTTCTGCCTCGCCACCGCGGCAGGCAGCTTCAGCCGCGGCTGTACCTGCGCCACGAAACCCGAAACAACCGAATAGGGGATCACCATGAACGCCGACACCGTCCCCGTCTCCCGCTACGAGATCCGGGTCGACACCGTGAAGAAGATCGTCACCGAGCACACCGACCTCGACAACGAGGCGGCGTTCGCCTTGGCCGTGCACATGGTGCGGGCGCTCGACACCGTCCCGGAGCACGTCCGCTGACGGTGTGGCCGGGGTTACTCGCGCGTTAACAAGGCGTCAGCGAGCACCCGGAACGCGTCAGGGAGACGTTGCCGGAGCGGCCGGGCCGGGCCGATCGGAGTTGTGCTGGGGCGAGCACTGACCGATCGACACGGAGGTAACCGTGACGCTCAGCGAGCTCCTGCCCAGCCTCGGTTGCGAGGCCGCCGACCTCCTCGAACCCGGTGTCTGGCCGCGGAGCACCCGGCTCGGGCCCGGCGGGGAACTGCTGTTCGCCGGCGCGCCGGTGTCCCATCTGGCCGCGAGGTTCGGGACCCCGGCGTATCTGCTCGACGAGGACGAGGTCCGGCAGAACGCCCGCGCGTACCGCCGGGCACTTCCGGACGCCGAGGTGGCGTACGCGAGCAAGGCGCTGTGCACCCGCGCGGTGCTGCGCTGGGTCGCTGAGGAGGGCCTTTCCCTCGACACCTGCTCGGCGGGCGAGATCGCGGTGGCGCGGTCGGTCGGCTTCCCCGCCGAGCGGATCCTGCTGCACGGCAACGCGAAGACCCCCGAAGACCTCAAGGCCGCGCTGTCCTACGGCGTCCGCCGGATCGTGGTGGACTCGCTCGACGAGATCGAGCAGCTCGGCGCGCTGGCCACCGGCGCGCAGCAGGTGCTGATCCGCGTGACACCCGACGTCTCGGCAGGCACGCACGCGGCGATCACCACCGGCACCGAAGGCC
This window encodes:
- a CDS encoding fatty acid desaturase family protein; this translates as MTSTQTRQGSDFAALSHLVKEAGLLERRRVYYATKIFLNLLAFAGGWVAFAHLGDSWWQLFLAAFFAMMFTQLSFIGHDAGHKQIFRGRKANDVTGFVHGGLTGLSYGWWLGTHNRHHANPNHEDEDPDVNLAALIFTKAQGAERRGFLRWMAKYQAFLFFPLLLLEGLNLHVSSVTAIFQRGFKRRKLESALMLAHLAAYLTAVFVVLSPGVGFVFIAVHQCLWGVYMGCSFAPNHKGMPTLSAGHKLDFLRKQVLTSRNVRGGPVVDFALGGLNYQIEHHLFPNMARPNLKHAQVIVREFCAKHGIDYAQCGWAASYGYVLRHLHEVGAPLRAQPVAVR
- a CDS encoding DUF305 domain-containing protein; the protein is MRRRLPMALFGLVVWVLAGCSTATGAAPATNAPGANQADVTFSQQMVPHHQQSIQVANLASERSASEYVKATAAKIVKAESAEVQTMTGWLQSWNAAVLPAAGHAGHAMPGMITAGQVASLQNLTGAEFDKTWLPLMAEHLRNGVAMAKTVLSSGEHAETKALAQEIVENQTAAIDEITAQLS
- a CDS encoding tRNA adenosine deaminase-associated protein codes for the protein MAVQEPITGFAVAVVREDGRWRCSSLDPGALAELDAAITELGKLRSTGAAFGLLAIDDEFFVIVRPSPRGPSLLLSDAAAALDYDIAADVLDVLRVDPPDEDDDAVWPEGDLEILADLGLPGAELQVIVGEVDLYPDEQLQMVAQRCGFAAEFAKILDEI
- a CDS encoding heme-degrading domain-containing protein codes for the protein MSDDTLAVLAAQEERLVFRRFDNETALKLGAHLLAAARDRALPVTVSVRRGGQRLFHAALPGTSADNDAWIDRKSRVVDRYGHSSFLVGERFRAKGTTFEADSRLDPDLYAAHGGVFPVIVDGVGPVGTVGISGLPQADDHAFVVEQLETFLATLS
- a CDS encoding BNR-4 repeat-containing protein, which gives rise to MRGLLCALVMAGLVIPVPQAAAKPPEKTAFEVMIPASTVASRTDRRPNAGGVFDPVSRKTFISWSGKAADTYVQAYDHRTGAWTAPKKIADGESDPHNYPTMLLAGDGHLLIFRGMHNTRTVISRASLAHSLDGTWTDTEVAAGDSASYPMPVKTADGTLFMFYRETTNELDPGAAPDFRPMKYIVSRDDGKTWKNSVQLTGKQWAFGSLGRADHMDEVYVGQLRYLPSSGRIQFVYTLAGGGPDQHKHDVYHRNVYYLSFDVHTLRFFSAAGRDLGTQVDDAEQERYLKVVETPLELPGGLKSPDYILQAGTQRDGKPFVTWFQFDAAGSPRDFAGAWNGRNWEVREVANGLRLREIEPLTGGTWRVYGTRDGQPGIETFLLENGRVWKPETVITTPKPVQRVEVIAGFRDPARILATGASSARDVSVADGDIYVAGTPRK
- a CDS encoding limonene-1,2-epoxide hydrolase family protein: MTDPKTVVTGFLQALEELDIDRALGFVAIDIVYQNVPLPAARGLSAVEKQLRAMARYGSGFEARTHHLAADGPIVLTERTDVLRRGAWEAEFWVCGTFEVRDGRIVLWRDYFDWTTFLAASAKGAGKAAVAGAKSLIGKYKARHELT
- a CDS encoding DUF6307 family protein, producing the protein MNADTVPVSRYEIRVDTVKKIVTEHTDLDNEAAFALAVHMVRALDTVPEHVR
- a CDS encoding M20 metallopeptidase family protein is translated as MTGPTDLPTLPDARFAGLLDEARALQTKTVGLRREIHRNPEIGLHLPKTQASIKAALDGLPLEIVEGKSTTSLTAVLRGGKPGPAILLRGDMDALPLHEDTGLGFASEDDEAMHACGHDTHVAMLASAARLLSEHVDELAGSVVFMFQPGEEGEHGARHMIHEGVLDAAGERVVKAFGLHIFTSAATGVVQTRPGPIMASANTFHVTVTGRGGHGSAPHQAIDPVPAAAAMVTALQTMVTRKVSVFEPAVVSVTRIETGTATNIIPETAFMEGTIRTLSERTQAFVREELPKVCEAIGAAHGVRVHAEVPAGYPTTVNDPQVAGRVLELAAEVLGAENSEFMEHPVMGAEDFSYVLQRVPGAFAFLGAAPPGSDPATVEANHSNRVIFDEDAMANGVAMYAAFALDALR
- a CDS encoding nucleoside deaminase; its protein translation is MAAVQAAIDAARGAGDDVPIGAVVLSPDGTPLASARNAREELGDPTAHAEILALRAASEIYGDGWRLEGCTLAVTLEPCTMCAGALVMARVAKLVFGAWEPKTGAVGSLWDVVRDRRLSHRAEVVGGVLEPECAALLEDFFHGRRGNRTG
- a CDS encoding CsbD family protein, which translates into the protein MSVFDKAKDKAEQAIGAAKEKLGEKTGNQDLENSGRADQTEGQVKEAGHDLRDRAESGVQDLKDKFTK
- a CDS encoding chitinase — its product is MRRNAAVGIVFLLLGLLMPATAQASIPANALVGYLHASFANGSGYTRIADVPDDWDIIDLAFAEPTSVTSGELRFGLCPAAECPGVESEAEFIAGIKAQRAKGKKVVVSVGGQNGQVQLTTAAARDAFVSSASAIIDKYGLDGIDIDFEGHSLSLNAGDTDFKNPTTPVVANLISALKTLKAKYGNDFVLTMAPETFFVQLGHQFYGPGASGSADPRSGAYLPVIHALRDSLTLLHVQDYNSGPIMGLDGQYHTMGTADFHTAMTDMVLTGFPVAGDAGNVFPALKPEQVAIGLPAAPSAGNGHTTPSDVRASLDCLIKGSGCGAYKPHGTFPALRGLMTWSINWDKFSGWEFSKNFNSYFG
- a CDS encoding RGCVC family protein, which translates into the protein MTSVRSLGDVAEPAADDRCPCCPHPLSLHDVIARRFCLATAAGSFSRGCTCATKPETTE
- a CDS encoding dihydrodipicolinate synthase family protein, giving the protein MPVISSARFDERKRRLSGVVAIPVTPFDADGAVAPETYVKLVDRVITAGVEVVTPNGNTGEFYALDVTEARRCLELTVEAAAGRASVVAGVGHDLGTAIGAARHAREAGADLIMIHQPVHPYVSAEGWVEYHRAIAAAVPELGVVLYVRDARIEGEQLARLGDAAENVIGVKYAVPDPVRFASVARDAGLARFVWIAGLAELSAPGYFAVGATGFTSGLVNVAPSLSLEMFRSLRDGDFGAAMACWERVRPFEELRAADGNANNVSVVKEALAQLGLCRRDVRPPSRPLTGEERGKVAEALENRPPHRNVF